A window from Nitrospiraceae bacterium encodes these proteins:
- a CDS encoding glycerate kinase, whose amino-acid sequence MLKKLIRAGLETVQAASAVRRAVIRRGDELIIGRRRYELRRYGRIVAVGAGKATAPMARALERCLGTRLDSGLVVVKYGHAVPTAKIVVEEAGHPIPDKAGQRAAAQLQSKVSALTSRDLLIVLLSGGASSLLPAPVKGITLDDKRATTDRLLRCGATIQEINMVRKHLSTIKGGRLAESTPATVVTLILSDVLGDDLSAIASGPTVPDPTTYRDAMAILRRYRIWRRVPPRVRRHLLEGQRGHLAETPKPGSSIFRRVHHSVIGSNTIALTAVRRAAEGAGLKTLINSTALTGEARMAGKRFGAIARGIVNRHHPLAPPCCILAGGETTVTVKEKGIGGRAQEFAVAAAREIAGLQRVWVAAIGTDGTDGPTDVAGAVVDGETTARANRLGINLDRALRHNNTYPALKRLRCHIVTGPTGTNVNDLYLLLVL is encoded by the coding sequence TTGCTTAAGAAGCTGATCAGGGCAGGCCTGGAGACCGTGCAGGCTGCCAGTGCTGTACGCCGCGCCGTGATCAGGCGTGGCGATGAGCTGATCATTGGCCGGCGTCGATATGAGTTGCGCCGGTACGGTCGGATCGTTGCGGTCGGGGCTGGAAAAGCCACGGCTCCCATGGCTCGGGCCCTTGAGCGATGTCTCGGCACCCGCCTTGATAGCGGCCTCGTCGTCGTGAAGTACGGTCATGCCGTGCCAACGGCTAAGATCGTCGTGGAAGAGGCTGGCCACCCCATCCCCGATAAAGCCGGTCAGCGGGCTGCCGCTCAACTCCAATCCAAAGTCTCGGCGTTAACCAGTCGCGATCTCCTGATCGTGCTGCTTTCCGGAGGGGCTTCCAGCCTGCTACCGGCCCCGGTGAAGGGGATCACATTGGATGATAAGCGGGCCACCACCGATCGACTGCTACGGTGCGGCGCCACGATTCAGGAGATCAATATGGTGCGCAAGCATCTCTCCACGATTAAAGGTGGCCGTCTGGCTGAATCAACGCCTGCGACGGTGGTGACCCTGATACTTTCCGACGTGCTCGGAGACGACCTGAGCGCGATCGCGTCAGGGCCTACAGTTCCTGATCCCACGACGTACCGCGACGCGATGGCGATCCTCAGGCGCTATCGCATCTGGCGACGGGTTCCACCGCGAGTCCGTCGACACTTGCTCGAGGGACAGCGAGGGCATCTGGCTGAAACCCCGAAACCCGGCTCGTCGATTTTCAGGCGCGTCCATCACTCCGTGATCGGCAGTAATACCATCGCATTGACGGCTGTCAGGAGAGCTGCGGAAGGAGCCGGCCTGAAGACCCTCATAAACTCCACGGCGCTCACGGGAGAAGCTCGTATGGCAGGAAAGCGATTTGGTGCAATCGCACGAGGCATCGTGAACAGGCACCACCCGTTGGCCCCGCCCTGTTGTATCCTGGCCGGAGGAGAGACAACGGTGACCGTGAAGGAGAAAGGAATCGGCGGCCGTGCACAAGAGTTTGCTGTTGCCGCGGCAAGGGAGATCGCCGGGCTCCAGCGGGTCTGGGTTGCCGCGATCGGTACCGATGGGACCGATGGTCCGACGGATGTTGCCGGTGCGGTTGTCGATGGTGAGACGACAGCGAGGGCGAATCGTCTGGGAATCAATCTCGATCGCGCGCTACGGCATAACAACACCTATCCTGCCTTGAAGCGGCTCCGATGCCACATCGTGACCGGCCCCACTGGAACCAACGTCAACGACCTTTACCTGCTCCTGGTCCTGTAG
- a CDS encoding lytic transglycosylase domain-containing protein yields MTAWMWRMVMLGTIAGVCVLPGPTVAQPESESKNGSSQLATNGEPDREPTLPEPLEGPNDSEDRLVILPEIKREGERFFLSSFKLPDKITFAGVPVPLDNWQVRERIEYEFYQFLEDQGESIILAKRTGRCFPPVEKQLAEAGLPDDLKYMLLVESKCVAAAYSRARASGPWQFIGSTGRRYKLKSDSYRDERRNLEMSTEAAVKYLRFLKDFKENDWFLAMASYNAGEERIRKLLKEQKITEYWKMHGPRETMRYVPRIIAAKEIYSQPEKYLGLSKKDLYMPLETETVTLNVKEPQRTLTSIAEEFGTYFLELKMLNPELKRDFLPRGTYQIKVPRQSCPSRCFKQDKVQAP; encoded by the coding sequence ATGACGGCGTGGATGTGGCGCATGGTCATGCTCGGCACCATCGCGGGAGTCTGTGTCCTGCCCGGCCCAACCGTTGCTCAACCGGAATCAGAATCAAAGAACGGGTCCTCCCAGCTTGCTACGAACGGAGAACCGGATCGAGAACCGACGCTCCCTGAGCCCCTCGAAGGGCCAAACGATTCGGAAGATCGGTTGGTCATTCTCCCCGAAATCAAGCGGGAAGGGGAACGGTTCTTTCTCAGCTCGTTCAAGCTGCCGGACAAGATCACGTTTGCCGGCGTTCCGGTGCCGCTGGATAACTGGCAGGTGCGCGAACGGATCGAATACGAGTTCTACCAGTTCTTGGAAGATCAAGGCGAGAGCATCATTCTGGCCAAACGCACCGGGCGATGCTTCCCTCCCGTCGAAAAGCAACTTGCAGAAGCCGGACTTCCGGACGATCTCAAATACATGTTGCTCGTCGAAAGTAAGTGTGTGGCAGCTGCCTACTCGCGGGCCAGGGCATCGGGTCCCTGGCAGTTCATCGGGTCCACCGGGAGACGCTATAAACTGAAATCCGATAGCTATCGCGACGAGCGCCGCAACCTGGAAATGTCGACGGAGGCGGCGGTGAAATACTTGCGCTTCCTCAAAGACTTTAAGGAGAACGATTGGTTCTTGGCGATGGCTTCGTACAACGCGGGGGAAGAGCGCATTCGCAAGTTGCTCAAGGAGCAGAAGATCACCGAGTATTGGAAGATGCACGGTCCGCGGGAGACGATGCGGTACGTGCCGAGGATCATTGCGGCCAAGGAGATCTATTCACAGCCTGAGAAGTACTTGGGTCTCAGTAAAAAGGATCTCTATATGCCGCTGGAGACCGAGACCGTCACCCTGAACGTCAAAGAGCCGCAGCGTACGCTCACGTCGATTGCGGAAGAATTCGGGACATATTTTTTGGAATTGAAAATGTTGAATCCCGAGTTGAAGAGAGATTTCCTCCCTCGCGGCACCTACCAGATCAAAGTCCCGCGGCAGAGCTGTCCCTCCCGCTGCTTCAAGCAAGACAAGGTACAGGCCCCCTGA